From Hymenobacter sediminicola:
GACATTAGCCACGAAAAAGCCGAAGCTCCAGCGCCGCGCCTGCCCGTACTCCGCAGCCGCCCCACGTTGGTGCCCGCCATCGAAGACCTGCGGGCCGCTGCCGACTTGCTCAACACCTGTTCCCGCGTCACGATTATGGCCGGGGCAGGCTGCGCCGGTGCCCACCCCGAGCTGCTGCAGGTGGCCGAAATACTGGGCGCGCCCGTGGTGCATGCCCTGCGCGGCAAAGAATACGTGGAGCCAAACAACCCGTATGATGTGGGCATGAGCGGCCTGCTGGGCTTCACCTCCGGCTACCATGCCCTGATGGACGCCGACGCCCTGCTCATGCTGGGCACCGACTTCCCGTACACCCAGTTTCTGCCGCAGGAAGCCCGCAATGTGCAGATTGATGTGCGGGGTGAGCACATTGGCCGGCGGGCCCGCATCGAAGTAGGGCTGGTCGGTGACGTGGCGGCCACTCTTCAAGCGCTGCTGCCGCTGCTCAACCACAAGCGCGACCGGGCTCATTTGGAGAAGGCACAGGAAAACTACCGCGAGGCCCGTCAGGACCTAGACGAGCTAGCCACCGGCGAGGCCGGCGACACCAGTATGCACCCGCAGTACGTGGCCCGGTTGCTGAACGAGCAGGCCGCCGAAGACGCCATTTTCACCTGCGACGTGGGCACACCCACTATCTGGGCAGCGCGCTACCTGCGCTTCAACGGCAAGCGCCGCCTGATTGGCTCCTTTAACCACGGCAGCATGGCCAATGCCATGCCCCAAGCGCTGGGCGCGCAGCTCACATATCCGGGCCGGCAGGTAGTAGCCCTAGCTGGCGACGGAGGCTTTGCTATGCTGATGGGCGAACTGCTGACGCTGAAACAGCTGAAAACGCCCGTCAAAATCGTCATCTTCAACAACAACAGCCTCGGGTTTGTAGAGCTGGAAATGAAGGCGGCCGGCATTCTGGAATACGGCACCGAGCTGGAAAACCCCAACTTCGCGGCCCTCGCTGAAGCGGCCGGTGTGCGCGGCATCCGAGTAGCAGACCCCGCCGACCTGCCCCAGGCCATTGCCGACATGCTGGCCCACCCCGGCCCCGTGATTCTGGATGCCGTGGTGAAGCGTGCCGAGCTGTCGATGCCGCCCACCATTGAGGCGGCCCAGGTCAAAGGCTTCAGTCTCTACACCCTGAAAGCCATCATGAGCGGCCGCGGCGACGAAATTCTGGAACTGGCCAAAACGAATCTGCTGCGGTAGCGAAGCTTCGCTTCTGACCGTCATTCCTCTGCTTCGGCTCTGTCTATACTCGGAATGACGGTTCAGAGGTATTGCAGATGTGGCATTTGAACAATCTGGCCTGCTAAACGTGTTAGTTTTGGGCAACCGGGGCCGGGAAACCGTGTCGGTTGCTTTTATTTGCTGAACCTGACCTCCGTACGAAGCACCTCTTCTCTTGACCAACAAAGAAATCAAAGCCCTTATCTCCCTGCTCGACGACCCAGAAGTCGCGCCGCAGATTCAGGAGAGAATCCAGACGCTGGGCGAGAGTATCATTCCGTTTCTGGAAGAATCGTGGGAAGAAACCCTGGACCCGCAGCAGCAGCAGCGCCTCGAAGACCTGATTCACCATCTGCAGTTTGAGGGGTTGCAGCAGCGCCTGCGCGTGTGGCGCGACTCGGGCGGCGAAAACCTGCTGGAAGGCATGTGGCTGCTGAACTCGTTTCAGTACCCCGATGCTGATTTGCAGAGCCTCAACCGCGCCATTGAGCAGCTGCGCTTCGAAGTCTGGACGCTGCTACGCCCCGAAATGCTGCCCACCGAGCAGGTGCAGGTGCTCAACCATGTGTTGTTTCGGGCGCATAAGTTTGCGGCCAACACCCAGAATTTCCACTCACCGGCTAACTCTATGCTGCACCGGGTGCTGGAAACCCGGCGTGGCAATCCGCTCACGCTGTGCGTGATTTATCTGTTGGTGGCCCAGCGCCTCAAGCTGCCCGTATTCGGCGTGAACCTGCCCAACCTGTTTGTGCTGACGTACCGCCCCGAAACTCCGCTGATTGAGTCCTTCTACATCAATTGCTACAACCGCGGACTCATTCTGACCCGCACCGACATCGAGCACTACATCGCGCAGCTCAACCTGACCTCCAACGACATTTTCTACGAGCCCTGCTCGCACCTCGACATTCTGCGGCGGGCCCTGCGCAACCTGCAACTTAGTTTCGAGAAGCTGCAGGAACCCGCTAAAGCGGCTGAAGTGGCTCAATTGCTGACTATCCTCACCAACGAAGAGCAGCCTGCCACCGACGCTCCTGAAGGCGAAGAATAAGCGAATCATCTAACGTCAAACGGCCTTCCCACTGTGCAGTAGGAAGGCCGTTTGACGTTAGATGATTCGGAATGACAGGCGGCTTAGTTACGCTTGATGAGGCAGCCGGCGCCGCGCTTGTCTGCTACGCCAGCCGGTCGGCCGGCCAGCACGTTGTCGAGGGCCTGCTGCAGGTAGCGTTCCTTCACGTCGCCTTCCACCAGCGGGTTGTCGTCGATGGCTCCTTTATAGCGCACCGCAAAACCATCGGCGGCAGGTTGCAGCAATACCACTTCGGGCGTTTTGGTGGCGCCCAGCAGGCTGCTCACTTTTTGGCCTTCGTCGGTGAGCAAGGGTAGGTCGGCGGTGGCTTTGATTTTCAGCTTCTCGGCCTCGCCTAAGTCGGTGCTGGCTTCGAGGTTGATGGGCGCATTGATGAACATGAACTGCACACCCCGGCCATTGTACTGCGAGCTAAGCGCCGCCAAGCGGTTCTGGTACAGCTTGGAGTAAGCACAGCTTGGGTTCAGAAACACCACCACTACGGCTTTGCTACCAGTATAGCTTTTCAAGGCCACATCAGCGTTGGCGCTGTTTTTCAGGCTGAAGTCGCTCACGGTGCGGCTACCCTGGGCACGGGCCACGCCCACAGCGGCTACCGTGCAAAACAGCAGCGCCGCAGCGGCAATGATGGAAATTCGGCGAAGAGACATAGGAGGCGAAATGGTGAGTTGGTAAGCTGGTGGCTGTGTTGGATACGTGCTTGTCCGGCAAAACGTCAGACTCAGGGCCTTTCTAGCCACCTGTTTCACTGATGGTGTAAGTTAGGATGTAATCGGGAGCTGGGCGCTGATAATGGATCTGGTGTTGGCTGCGGAAGTTTTCTAGGAGCAGGTGCCCCGTCAACACACCTGCCTCCCGCAACCCAAACGGGTCGAGCACAATTTGCTCCTTAAACACCAGGCCCCGGCGGCTATGCAGCTTGTAGAGTGTTTCTTTGGCACTCCAGTATAAGCTGTGCTTCACTGCTTCGCTGCCGGCGTCGGCCCGTTCGGCTTCCGATAGAAACCGCGGCGCCAACTTTTGCGCTTTGGGTCTTACCAATTCAATATCTGTGCCAACGGCTGCGCCCCGCGCTACCACAGCTGCCACCCACTCGCCGGAGTGCGACAACGACACGCCCAATTCTGGCAGCTGCTCGAAGAACGGACGGCCATTAGCGTCGTTGCTGAGGGTAGCTGGTATATCGGTCAGCTCCTGTAGCAGGCGGTGGGCCAGCACGCGGCCCGCCAGCCACTGGCGGGTGCGGGTTTCGTCGCGGCCATAGGGGAAGCGGGCGGTGTAGTGCAGCAAGTCCGGCAGCAGAGGCCACAGTGCCTCAATTGGCTCCGTGAGCTGCCACAGGCCCAGCAACGCCTGGCTGGAAATAGGAGAGAGGGAATGAAGCGGCAAAGCCAGAGTCGGTAGTGTGTATGGATAAAGGTAGCGCGCTGCCGGCGCTTGCGCCGAACTTGAGAGGGGTAAAGCAAACAGTTTTGGATAAACACACGGCCTGAATAAGATTCTTCCCAAGCGGCGCACAGCAGCTACTGCTACCTTTGCCGCTCTAGATTTATTTTTCCATGCCCTTCCTCCACCGCCCGCAGGTTCAGAAGCTCGCCGCCCTTACCGGCCACCTCGATTGTGTGTATGCCCTGGCCGGCACGTCCGGCGCCGATACGTTCTACTCAGCCGGCGCCGATGGCATGGTGGCTGTCTGGCACACTGATGAGGCTGCGCAGGATGGCGCGTTGGTGGCGAAAGTGGAAAACTCAGTGTACGCGCTGCGGCACCTGCCCGACCGAAATCTGCTCGTCATCGGCCACAACTTTCAGGGAATTCAGGCAATTGATCTGGCCGAGAAAAAGCTGGTATTTGCCACCGCGCTACCGCCGGCCGCCATCTTCGACATGGTGTATTCCGAAGCCAGGCAGCGCCTATACGTGGCCCTCGGCGACGGAACGCTTGCCATACTCCGGGCTACTGATTTCAAGGTGGAAAGCCTACTGAAGCTCTCCGACAAAAGCCTGCGCTGCCTGGCGCTGCACGAGGAGCGGGGCGAGCTGGCCGTAGGCGGCTCCGACTGGCGCCTGCGCCTTCTGGATGCCGATTCGTTGGAGCTGAAACAGGAGTGGGAAGGCGGTACTAACTCCATCTTCACGGCGGGCTATTCGCCTGATGGCCGCTACCTACTCACGGCCGGCCGCGACGCCCACCTGCGCTCCTGGGATGTGGCCGCTGGCTACGCGGAACACCGCAGCATTGTGGCGCATCTGTTCACCATCAACCACCTCGCTTTTAGCCCCGATGGCGCTCTGCTGGCTACCTGCAGCATGGACAAAAGCATCAAGCTCTGGGATGCCGAAACCCTGGCCCTTCTGCGGGTGGTAGACAAGGCGCGGCACGCCGGGCACGGCACCTCCGTGAATAAGTTGTTTTGGCCGGGACGACAGAATAGGCTAGTTTCGTGTAGCGACGACCGGAGCCTGGCCGTTTGGGAGCTGACCTGAGCAGAAGCGCAGCAGCAGCGGCATTAGAGCCACACAAGAATCCGGCGCGAGCCACTACGCAGTTGCCGCTGTCTGTTTAACTGCCTGCCTTTCCTTGTTCCAGCTTCCGGCTCCTCACCTTTAGCTACCCATGCCCATGAAAATCACCGCCCTCGATATCCGCCAGAAGACCTTTGAAAAAGCCTTTCGGGGGCTCGACAAAGACGAAGTGCAGGCGTTTCTGCTCACTCTCTCGCAGCAGTGGGAGCGGATGGGTGACGAAAACCGCGAGCTGCGCGTGAAACTGGACCACGCCACCCAGGACGTGAGCAAGATGCGCGAGGTAGAAACCAGCCTATACCGTACTCTTAAAACGGCCGAGGACACCGGCAACAGCATCACGGAGCAGGCCCAGCGCGACGCCGAGCTGCGCATCCGGGAGGCGCAGCTGAAAGCCGAGCAGCTGCTGGCCGATGCCCGCCAGAAAGCCCGCGCCGTAGTGGAAGATGCCTATCAGCAGGCTGAAAAAACGGTGGCTGAGATGCAGAAGGAGGTCAGTGGCCTGGGGCAGGAGTGTCAGCGCCTCGAAGCCCAGCTCGACGGCCTCGTGCGCGACCTGCACCACTTGGCCTCCGATGCGCTGGACAAAGTGGAGAAAGCCAAGGCCCGGCCCAAAGCCAGCACGGCGGCCATCCTTTCGCGGGCAGCCAGCGTAAAGGTGAATCGACAGTCTTCCGATTCACCCGAAACCAATGCTCCTATGTTTGTCAATACAACTTCCACTTCATCGGTAGCGGCAGTAGCTGGTGCTTCGGCTGCTTCGTTTGGCGGCTCGGCCGCATCCGCCGCGCCTGAACCTAAAGTTGCGGCAACCCAGCCCAGCGGCTACAACCCTAAGCCCGGCCAGCAGCCCGACCCCGGCGCCCCTGCTCATGCCCCCGGCCCCGAGATTGAGCGGCCCGGTGCTCCAGCCGAAAATCCTGGTATTTCGCCTGCTCCCCACATCGACCCGCCAGCGCCGTCGCAGGTGCCTGAGCCAGATGCCCCCCGTGTAGAGCCGCCAGCTCCTGATATCCGGCCAGTAGGCCCTAGCCACCCCGAAATCAATCAGCCTTCGCCCGTTACGCATCCTGGCCAGCCAGGTATGGCGGTAGCAGCACCCGCCGAGAAGTCTTTCTTCGATGAAATCTAGCTCTGGTTTTTCCTGCTCCATGAAACCCAGCAGTTAACCAGCTTACCTGAAAGCCTGCCTTCTAAGGCAGGCTTTTTCGTTTTTTGCGGTTGGGCCGTA
This genomic window contains:
- a CDS encoding WD40 repeat domain-containing protein is translated as MPFLHRPQVQKLAALTGHLDCVYALAGTSGADTFYSAGADGMVAVWHTDEAAQDGALVAKVENSVYALRHLPDRNLLVIGHNFQGIQAIDLAEKKLVFATALPPAAIFDMVYSEARQRLYVALGDGTLAILRATDFKVESLLKLSDKSLRCLALHEERGELAVGGSDWRLRLLDADSLELKQEWEGGTNSIFTAGYSPDGRYLLTAGRDAHLRSWDVAAGYAEHRSIVAHLFTINHLAFSPDGALLATCSMDKSIKLWDAETLALLRVVDKARHAGHGTSVNKLFWPGRQNRLVSCSDDRSLAVWELT
- a CDS encoding DivIVA domain-containing protein, with amino-acid sequence MKITALDIRQKTFEKAFRGLDKDEVQAFLLTLSQQWERMGDENRELRVKLDHATQDVSKMREVETSLYRTLKTAEDTGNSITEQAQRDAELRIREAQLKAEQLLADARQKARAVVEDAYQQAEKTVAEMQKEVSGLGQECQRLEAQLDGLVRDLHHLASDALDKVEKAKARPKASTAAILSRAASVKVNRQSSDSPETNAPMFVNTTSTSSVAAVAGASAASFGGSAASAAPEPKVAATQPSGYNPKPGQQPDPGAPAHAPGPEIERPGAPAENPGISPAPHIDPPAPSQVPEPDAPRVEPPAPDIRPVGPSHPEINQPSPVTHPGQPGMAVAAPAEKSFFDEI
- a CDS encoding redoxin domain-containing protein → MSLRRISIIAAAALLFCTVAAVGVARAQGSRTVSDFSLKNSANADVALKSYTGSKAVVVVFLNPSCAYSKLYQNRLAALSSQYNGRGVQFMFINAPINLEASTDLGEAEKLKIKATADLPLLTDEGQKVSSLLGATKTPEVVLLQPAADGFAVRYKGAIDDNPLVEGDVKERYLQQALDNVLAGRPAGVADKRGAGCLIKRN
- the poxB gene encoding ubiquinone-dependent pyruvate dehydrogenase; amino-acid sequence: MAKKTVSEIVVDTLVAAGVTRVYGVVGDSLNGITEEIRKRDGIEWIHVRNEEAGAFAAGAEAHLTGTLAVCAGSCGPGNTHLLNGLYDCHRSRVPVLAIAAQIPSIEIGTQYFQETHPENTFKECSAYCELIGIADQAVRTTEIAIQTALTQRGVAVLVIPGDISHEKAEAPAPRLPVLRSRPTLVPAIEDLRAAADLLNTCSRVTIMAGAGCAGAHPELLQVAEILGAPVVHALRGKEYVEPNNPYDVGMSGLLGFTSGYHALMDADALLMLGTDFPYTQFLPQEARNVQIDVRGEHIGRRARIEVGLVGDVAATLQALLPLLNHKRDRAHLEKAQENYREARQDLDELATGEAGDTSMHPQYVARLLNEQAAEDAIFTCDVGTPTIWAARYLRFNGKRRLIGSFNHGSMANAMPQALGAQLTYPGRQVVALAGDGGFAMLMGELLTLKQLKTPVKIVIFNNNSLGFVELEMKAAGILEYGTELENPNFAALAEAAGVRGIRVADPADLPQAIADMLAHPGPVILDAVVKRAELSMPPTIEAAQVKGFSLYTLKAIMSGRGDEILELAKTNLLR
- a CDS encoding 4'-phosphopantetheinyl transferase superfamily protein → MPLHSLSPISSQALLGLWQLTEPIEALWPLLPDLLHYTARFPYGRDETRTRQWLAGRVLAHRLLQELTDIPATLSNDANGRPFFEQLPELGVSLSHSGEWVAAVVARGAAVGTDIELVRPKAQKLAPRFLSEAERADAGSEAVKHSLYWSAKETLYKLHSRRGLVFKEQIVLDPFGLREAGVLTGHLLLENFRSQHQIHYQRPAPDYILTYTISETGG
- a CDS encoding transglutaminase-like domain-containing protein, with the translated sequence MTNKEIKALISLLDDPEVAPQIQERIQTLGESIIPFLEESWEETLDPQQQQRLEDLIHHLQFEGLQQRLRVWRDSGGENLLEGMWLLNSFQYPDADLQSLNRAIEQLRFEVWTLLRPEMLPTEQVQVLNHVLFRAHKFAANTQNFHSPANSMLHRVLETRRGNPLTLCVIYLLVAQRLKLPVFGVNLPNLFVLTYRPETPLIESFYINCYNRGLILTRTDIEHYIAQLNLTSNDIFYEPCSHLDILRRALRNLQLSFEKLQEPAKAAEVAQLLTILTNEEQPATDAPEGEE